The genomic interval GCCATGGTGTACCACTGCGTGACCGACATGATGATGATCATGATGACGGTGACGACCTTGGTGGTGGCGTCGTCGGAGTTCATGAAGGACGCGGACAGCGGGGCACCAAAGACGGTGGAGGCCTGGACGTCGGCCGCGAGCTCGGCGGTGAGCGGGCCGATGGAGTCGTGGTTGGCGTAGGTGCCCTCAGCGACCGCCTCAAGGGAGGCCAGGACGCGGAAGAGCGCGAAGAACACCGGCATCTGCACGAGGATCGGCATACACGAGGAGAAGGGGTTGGTCCCGTGCTTGGAGTACAGGGCCATCATCTCCTCCTGCATCTTCTGCTGGGAGGCCGGGTCCTTCTTGTCCTTGTACTTGGCCTGGAGCGCCTGGAGCTCGGGCTGCATGAGCTGCATGCCGCGGCTGGCACGGATCTGCTTGACGAACAGCGGCATGATGATGAGACGCACGACCATCGTCAGGCCGATGATCGAGATGACCCAGGCCGCGCCGGGGCCGTCGGGCATACCGATGAGGGTCAGGCCCTTGTGGATGTAAACCATGACCCAGGCAACGGCCACCTTCAGGGGCCAGAGGATCGTATCCATTGCACTCCTTGCTGTGCGTGCGGGGCTGGGGCCTCGCGGGCCGGTGGTTCCGGCCGGGTCCTGCGCCGGTCAGGGCGTGGCCGTGTCCGGGCGGGGAACGTCGTGGGGGTGGTGGTAGCGCCACTGGCCCGGGTCCGGGACATGGTCGACACCACCGCGGGTGAAGGGGTTGCAGCGCAGGACGCGCCAGGTGCCGAGCACGAGACCCTTGAGCGGGCCATGGACCTGGACGGCCTGCACCGCGTAGGCGGAGCAGGTGGGGTAGTAGCGGCAACTGCGCGGCAGTCCCGGAGAGATCCACTGCTGGTAGAACCTCACGGGAGCCAGCACGATCCGCATGAGCAGGCTCTCGCGAGACTCCTCGTCCTGGGGGCCGTGCGCCTGAGCCGACCTGGTCATCACCGTCGTCCTCACCGTCTCACCGTCGCCGTCCCTCGCGCACGCGCGCGAGCTGGCGGTCGAGGTCGGCGCCCAGCTCGGCACT from Actinomyces respiraculi carries:
- the yidD gene encoding membrane protein insertion efficiency factor YidD, producing MTRSAQAHGPQDEESRESLLMRIVLAPVRFYQQWISPGLPRSCRYYPTCSAYAVQAVQVHGPLKGLVLGTWRVLRCNPFTRGGVDHVPDPGQWRYHHPHDVPRPDTATP